The following DNA comes from Gammaproteobacteria bacterium.
GTGGGTCGGCCCGTGGTCGACCTGCTGCGGCCGGCGCCGTGGACTCGCCGTCACGCCGGCAAGTCGCGGTCCGAGCGGTCGCCTGTTGGATTCGGTCTTCGCTCACGTGTCACTCGACCCGTCGTCATCCTCGATGACGTTCTCACGACGGGTCAGACCATGAGGGCGGCTGCCGACGCAATCGGCCCACAAGTGATCGGCGCGATTACGGCCACGGGTGCGGGTAGAGTAGGGGTGTGATCCTGCGACATGCAGCATGGCCGGCCGCAGCACTTGCGGTCGCGCTTCGCAGAGACTCCAACCATCAATAGGAGGCTGGTTTTGGACGTCAAACTTCATGGTAAGAACTACCAGTTCGATGAGCGTCTTGCAGAAGCCGCCCGTGCCAAAGTCTCGAAAGCGGCCAGGTTCTTCAATGGCATCTCGTCGGCAGACGTCGAAATCGTCAAGGAGATGAACCGGCGAGTCACGGACCCGTTCAGGGTGGAGATCACCTCGCGTGCAGCCGGTTCGACCGTGCGGGTCGAAGCGGCAGGCCCGACCGCTGAGGCAGCACTGGACATTGCGACCGAGAAGTTCGGGATTCAACTGCGGCGGTTGAAGGAACGGCTCATCGATCGTTCTCGGAGAGGGCGAGAGAAACGCCTCAATACGGCGTCCAAAGACGACGAAGAAGAGCCAAGTGGTCCACTGATCGTCAGAGTGAAGCAGTTTGTCATGAAACCGATGACTCCAGAAGAAGCCGCCTTGCAGATGGAGATGCTTGGCCACGGGTTTTTCTTCTTCCAGAATGCAGAAGGTGACCGGCCGAGCGTCCTCTACCGACGGCGCGACGGATCGTACGGATTGATCGAGCCCGCATGACCACCGTATTGGTCGTCGACGACTCTCCGCTGTTCGTTACCGGGCTCTCAGCCGCGCTCGTGAACGCGGGGTTCGATGTCGTCGGCCAGGCCGAGGATGCGATGACGGCCTTGACGATGGCCCGCTCGCTTCAGCCGGATATGGTCGTGCTCGACGTGTTGATGCCGGGGATGTCGGGACTGGAGGTCGTCGGTCCGATCCGAGAGGCTTCGGGTGGCGCGAACGTCGTCCTGCTTACATCCAGCGAATCGGAGGAGGACCTTCTCTCGGCCATCAAGTCCGGTGCCCGGGGATATGTCGTCAAAGACACTCCGTTCCCGGAGCTGGTCGAGTCGATGCGCGCCGTGTGCGAAGGTGGAGCCGTTGTCTCTCCGCGCATGGGAGCGAAACTGTTCGAGACGGTCGCCAGCCTGCTCAAACATCGTGAGGTCATCTCTACGCGCAAGCCGGAGCTGACCGGTCGCGAACTCGAAGTGCTCGGGCTTATTTCCTCAGGCATGACCAGTCGCCAGATCGGCGAGAAGCTGTTCATCTCCGAGAACACGGTCAAGAATCACGTTCGCAATATCCTCGACAAACTCGGATTGCATTCGAGAAACGAAGCCGTCCTCTACGCTGTGCGCGAGGAATTGATTCAGATCGGCGGGTAGACGTGATTGACGAGACGGGTGCCGCCGAAGTTGTCGAAGCACTGGCGGGCGCCTGGACCGTGTACAACCTGTACCCGGAACCGGAGACACAACCCTCGTTTCATCGGATCGGAGAGTCGCTTCGTACGGCTGCGGCGGTCGGGACCATTTGGCTCGATGTCGGGCCCGGGTTCTTCCTTTGTGACGACCAAGAAGTGCAGGTCACCCGCGATGCGGTGGAGCGGCTTGCACAACGGTGTTATGTGCACAACATCGCGTCGGTTGGAGTGACCGATCCTCCATCGGATCGCGACCTGGCCGCATTCATGAGCGTGCTCGCGCTGGAGGAACAAGCGATCGAACAAGGCGGGGGGCTTCCCGCGCTCCTCATGCGAAAAGGCATCAGCGGTCTGTCCGTCGTCACGAAGATGCCGCTCTCCACCGGGGCGGAGGGTCCAACGTTTGAACGCGACGATGTCGTGCGGGATGCGATGGCCGGCGCAATGGATCCGGCCGAGTTCGCCGCTGCGCTCGTCGAAGAAGCCGAAGGAGATTCCGCACGGCTGGCAGAGCTGTTCCACACTCGCTTCCGCGAGACCTACGGGTTGATCGCCGACTCCGACATTGCTGCCTGCGAGCAGGTCGTCCGAGCGTTCGTAGAGGCGTTCTTCTCCCTGGATGAGCAGTTCATGGTGGCCGTATTGGGACCGTTCCTCGGTGCCTATGACGATCCCATCGACCGGCTCTTCCTCGATCAGTTCGCCGGCCACGAGCTGGCACGCATCGCTCCGAAGCTCGATTCGGCCGGCTTTGCTCTGCTTCTGGACTACGCACGGATCGGAACCGACGAAGCGGACCGCCGTCCAGATGAACTTCTCGCATTGTTCGACGCGGGAGACGGCGCGGCAGATGCCGTGCAGATGGTCACCGCGCGTGTCCAAGAGCGTCTGCTCGGCGCCGCGCCGGAGAGCCTCTCACAGATCGCCATCGGCGAGCTGCGACCGCAGTTTCCCGACCCTCGGCGCCACTTCTACTACACCCTCGACACGTTCCGTGGGCTTCTCGCCGTCGAGGATCGCGACAATCGCTTTCGGCGCCTGATGCGTCTGCTCACCGGCAAGATCATCGCAAGTATCCGGCGGCAACAGTTTCGCCACGCCGAACTGTGGGTCCGCAGTGTGACTGACGCACCAACGCATCCGCCGGAGCGCCGCCGCGAGGTCCAGGAGGCTCTCGAGCTCGCGTGTACCCGGGATGTCATCGACTTGCTCGTCAACGAGGTGTCCGGCGCAGGCCCAGATGCTGCAAGAAGCCTGGTCGCGAGGCTTGGAGCGACGAAGATAGGCGTCGTGCTCGGCCTTCTCGCCGAAGAAGAGGACCGTTCCCGCAGGAAGGTGCTGATCGATATCCTCGGCGCAGTGGCCGAACACGATCCAGGTCCGGTCCTGGCCGCTCTCGACGACGAACGATGGTACGTGGTCAGGAACCTGGCGACCGTTCTTCGGGCCTCCGGCAACTCCGAGGCGGTGCCCGGCCTGGTCAAACTGCTTACCCATGGGGACCATCGAGTGCGCGTCGAGGCTCTGAGAGCCCTGAACACGATCGAGCCCGCTGCAATCGAGCACGCAGGGGGCGCACTGGGCGACGATCACGAGGTGGTCCGGCGCGCCGCGATCGGCCTGCTTGCTGCCCGGCCAGGAGCGGAAGCCGAGGGCCATCTGATCGCAGCGCTGAATGGCCGTCTCTCGGCTGCGGAAAAGGAGGAAGTCATTCGACACCTCGGGGACCGCGAGAGTCCGGAGTGTGAGGATGCACTCAAGGCCGTCGCAGGACGCCGGTTCATTCTCAGCGCCCGGGGACGGGCGCTGCGGGCCGCCGCCAGGGAAGCACTAGGAACTCGCGCATGATCAGAGAGCAGGCAGCTCGCACGGCTCTTCGCAAGATCCAGGCGCTGGCGCGTCAGATGAGCCTGTACCCGATCGACCACCCTTCGACCGGTGAGGCGCTCGAGGCAGCTACGACGGCTGCGAACATGCTTGCCCGTAGGGAAGACGATGAGGCAGTCGTCACCCTGCTCGGTGACACGATCCACCTTGGACGGTCGATCCTGCCGCATGCCTCGCTTGAGCTCAGCAGTCTCTTGCGAACGCTCCAGTCCCGGGGTATCGAATCGATCACGTTCAATGCTCCGGTCGCAGCAGCAGATGTCGCAGACCTGGGAGCTTTCATCGCCGCGTTGAGTGGTGACGTTCCCGCCGAAGCAACGATTCGGCTCAACGAGTCGCCGTTCACGAGAGCCGATCTCGAAAGCGATGCCACCGGCGGTGTGCGCAGGTCATACTCTCGTTCACTCGACGTGCTGCGCGGGATGGCGGCGGCAATCGAGCGGGACGAACAGTTCGACCTCTCGGGAGCGGCGGGGGCGGTCGAGCAGCTGGTGGAACAGACCATTTCTCAGCCTGCCGCATCGTTGCTGCTCTCGACGATGAAGAGTCACGACGAATACACGTTCTTTCATTCGGTCAACGTCTGCATTCTCTCGATTGCGATGGGTCGAATGCTCGGCCTGCCGAACGACCAGATGTCCGCCCTCGCGATGGGCGCATTGCTCCACGACATCGGCAAGGTACGCGTAGCGTCGTCGATCCTGCAGTATCCGGGCCGGCTCAACGCCGAACAGTGGCGCCAGATCAAGCTGCATCCGCAGGAGGGAGCGGCGTCGATCCTCGCCGCGGCGGCACCGTATCAGGAGATCGCCGCGACAGTGGCGTTCGAACACCACGCCCGGTATGACGGTCTCGGTTACCCGCCCGTCGGAAGATCATC
Coding sequences within:
- the raiA gene encoding ribosome-associated translation inhibitor RaiA, with product MDVKLHGKNYQFDERLAEAARAKVSKAARFFNGISSADVEIVKEMNRRVTDPFRVEITSRAAGSTVRVEAAGPTAEAALDIATEKFGIQLRRLKERLIDRSRRGREKRLNTASKDDEEEPSGPLIVRVKQFVMKPMTPEEAALQMEMLGHGFFFFQNAEGDRPSVLYRRRDGSYGLIEPA
- a CDS encoding response regulator, which produces MTTVLVVDDSPLFVTGLSAALVNAGFDVVGQAEDAMTALTMARSLQPDMVVLDVLMPGMSGLEVVGPIREASGGANVVLLTSSESEEDLLSAIKSGARGYVVKDTPFPELVESMRAVCEGGAVVSPRMGAKLFETVASLLKHREVISTRKPELTGRELEVLGLISSGMTSRQIGEKLFISENTVKNHVRNILDKLGLHSRNEAVLYAVREELIQIGG
- a CDS encoding HD domain-containing protein gives rise to the protein MIREQAARTALRKIQALARQMSLYPIDHPSTGEALEAATTAANMLARREDDEAVVTLLGDTIHLGRSILPHASLELSSLLRTLQSRGIESITFNAPVAAADVADLGAFIAALSGDVPAEATIRLNESPFTRADLESDATGGVRRSYSRSLDVLRGMAAAIERDEQFDLSGAAGAVEQLVEQTISQPAASLLLSTMKSHDEYTFFHSVNVCILSIAMGRMLGLPNDQMSALAMGALLHDIGKVRVASSILQYPGRLNAEQWRQIKLHPQEGAASILAAAAPYQEIAATVAFEHHARYDGLGYPPVGRSSRDLHFYSRLVATADTYDAITTRRSYRRAETPNRALYVLLTGAGSIYDPDFARAFIEMVGVYPPGSLLELSDGDVVMVTRVNEGGGTSDVVLLRPSGEALLDEPVEVTIGERTVADQLLPETVGVEPAALLERVGVIVHMV